The Candidatus Roseilinea sp. sequence CCTCGTGCGCGCCATAGCGATAAGTGAGCGCGTGGGCTTCGATGGCAGCCGGCCCCTTTGCCGCGCAAAATTCGGGATGGTGGCCGTTGCCCGTGGGGTGAAAGGCCGAGCCGAGGCGGGCGCGCAGGGCCATCTCGGCCTGCTCCAGCGTCACCGGCAACGGCCGCAGGCCCAACCGCGCACCGAGCAGGGTGACTTGCGGCAGCCAAACGCCCAGCGCGCGCAAGTCGTCGAAGTGCGCGTTGAACACCGCATGCGGCGCGCCATCGGCGACCCGTTCGCCCTGCGCGCCGAGCACGATCACGCGGTCAATTATCGGCATCAGCTCGTCCAGCCGGTGCTCAATCAGGAGAAGGGTGTGATCGCCGCTCCGCTTGAGCGCGGCAATCGCCGCGAACACCTCGCGCACGCCTTGCGGGTCGAGGTGGGCAGTGGGTTCGTCAAAGACGATGACGCGCGGGCGCAAGGCCAGCAGGGAAGCCAAGGCCACGCGCTGTTTCTGGCCGCCGCTGAGCTGCCAGGCCGAGGCACTCTCCCAACCAGACATGCCTACCGCCGCCAGCGCTTCGCCAACGCGCCGATGGATCTCCTCCGGCGGACAGCACAGGTTCTCCAGACCAAAGGCGACTTCGTCGGCCACATTCCACATCACGCACTGCGCCTCAGGATCTTGGAAGACGATGCCCACCTGCTGGGCCAATGCCGACGGCGGCGTAGCGCGCGTGTCGCAGCCGTTGACCATCACGCGGCCGGAGAACGTCGCCACGTCCTGGCTGTGCGGGATCAGCCCGTTGAGCGTGAGGGCCAGCGTGCTCTTGCCGCAGCCGCTAGGGCCGAGCAGCAGCGTGGTCTCGCCAGGGTGAAGCGTAAGCGAAAGGTCGGCGAGCGCCGGCTGTCTGCGCCCAACATAGCGCACGGTGAGATGCTCCAGCGCGATCATCGTCGCTCAGCGCCCAAAGACGATCTGCAGGTCGCGCCAGGCGAGGATGCCGATGATTACCGTCATGCCCACGGCCAGCCCCATGTAGCGCCAGCGCCAATTTGTGTGCCACAGTCGGCGCACATTCAGCGCGATGGTGATCAGGGCTATGGCGTCTACCACCAGCGCGATGGTCGCGGAAAGCGTACTGGCCAGGCCGACCAGCGGCAGTAGGAACGGCAGCACGATGTAGCGCAGTGTGCAGCGCAGCGCCACAAACGCCAGGGAGCCGCCGAACAGCCGGTCGCCGGCGCGCACCTGCGCCTCCGGCGGTAATACGGGGCATTCGGCCGACGCGGGCGGGACGGGGGCGGGGGAATCAGGCGTCGCGCGCGTCATTGCGCCTCCATCTGTTCGCGGCCCAGTGCCGTATTGGCCAGCACGCCGGTGCGCTGCACTGCGTTAGCAAGCGCATAGCCGGCCAGCGCCGCCACAACGAACGCGCCCACCGAAAGCGCCGTCGCCAGCACCACCAACGCCGGCGTGAGCGGCGTACTGCGCAAGCT is a genomic window containing:
- the ykoD gene encoding putative HMP/thiamine import ATP-binding protein YkoD, whose translation is MIALEHLTVRYVGRRQPALADLSLTLHPGETTLLLGPSGCGKSTLALTLNGLIPHSQDVATFSGRVMVNGCDTRATPPSALAQQVGIVFQDPEAQCVMWNVADEVAFGLENLCCPPEEIHRRVGEALAAVGMSGWESASAWQLSGGQKQRVALASLLALRPRVIVFDEPTAHLDPQGVREVFAAIAALKRSGDHTLLLIEHRLDELMPIIDRVIVLGAQGERVADGAPHAVFNAHFDDLRALGVWLPQVTLLGARLGLRPLPVTLEQAEMALRARLGSAFHPTGNGHHPEFCAAKGPAAIEAHALTYRYGAHEALREVSFAAPEGSLWAVIGSNGAGKSTLARLLAGLLPLREGALAIRGRDARRLSARDWSRAVGLVFQNPEHQFVAATVRDELRLSARAAGLDAGRGEQRVDELLERFGLARYANANPFTLSHGEKRRLSVATLLITDQPILLFDEPTFGQDQQNAQAIQALLASLRAEGRTIGVITHDMALAACAQHVLVMHQGRVLTQGVPETIFADADVLRRAQLRLPPIGELGMRLGLRPLPLTVEAFAKLAQTPAYA